The Brassica napus cultivar Da-Ae chromosome C1, Da-Ae, whole genome shotgun sequence DNA segment AATTAAACTGAAAAAAGAACCGCTACTTTCTTCAGAGAAAGACCTCCCTTCTCGATTCCTGGATGAAGGTGGTGTTCCGAATCAAGCATCTAGCTCTGGAGCAGCGGTAAGAGACTCTACATTTTGTTCATTATCTTTCGTTTTGATGAATTACTCAGTTTGGAAGTAAGTTCTTATGATCAAGTTGTTTTGGTCATACAGGTTCCTTctgggtttacagagaagaagagtAACACAGTTGCAAGCCCAGCGAGTCAACCTTCAAGAGCAGAGGTAAAAAGAAGCTGCGTTGAAAGTTTTAGTCTCACTTCTTGCTTTTCCTTTTCCAGACTGTGTTATTCATTTTCATCATGTAAACCTAAACCCACAGGGACCTGAATTTGAAGCCAAGATTGCAAAGCTTGTTGAGTTGGGATTCTCCAGGGAAGCAGTGGTGCAAGctctgagattgtttgaaggaaacGAAGAACAAGCTGCTGGGTTTCTCTTTGGTGGATGaagattcaaaaacaaaattgtcgCATTTACCAAAAAGGCCAACAAACAAACTGTGATTTAAAGAGACTTTTTAAATCTCcctttattatttgtattttattagcTCTTCTTTACACAACactaggataagatccgcgccttgcgcggaattaagttattatttttattatattttggagaatgaaacaatagtttggcttcatttagATTATgggtgttcaatccagatatcggattggtttcggttcggttcgatttttttcggtattttggttagtaaaatataactactattctaaatccatatttactttgactttaatctttcacatacttttgaaagatttcaactggacaactaaattgatcagccaatcttgttgctttaaatcattagtatttatatatatatatatattatttattttgaatatttattaaataaaaattcatatgcattatattttatgatcatttgtaacttattataacaaaaaaaataatctattgatcacaaaattttcagagtgagaatcttcaaatttctaataatatatagacgttttgaaaaattcaaaatataacatataagaaaaaatataaatgtttttattatatatttaatgtgattttttaatgtcttttaataatataaaatttaaaaaaagaactaagataccaaaattgttatcaaatattaattattcataataatcaattttcatatatacgttaatcatattaggtaatttcgtagcttctaattaaggaaagtgcaaaaacaaaatttggtagattatttatcaattcgaatattcgatagttagtttaataaaaaatataatgtaagttaagatggaccaacctatttttttaagaatagtatattttatatagtcatttattaaatgagaatttataatcatacagttctatgatcattcatatcgttttataactgaatatttaaatcatcgataacaaaattttcaatgtgaaatccttaataagtttataatttataaatgtttttgaaaattcattgaaagttatagtattaaaatatttatgtaatcttatggtatatagtttaatatatatatatatatatatatgtgttttattattaaatgatattttttactcatatggttttaaaatcatgtatatcttcttataatattaaataaaagttcatattaatataattttatgatcatttgtaacttattatgacaaaaaaaataatctattgatcacaaaattttaagagtggagatcttcaaatttctaataatttatagacgttttgaaaaattcaaaatataacatataaaaaaaatataaatgttttttattatatatttaatgtgatttttaatatcttttaataatataaaatttttaaaaagaactaagatacaaaaattgttatcaaatatttattattcataataattaattttcacatatatgttaatcatattaggtaatttcgtagcttttatttaaggaaagtgcaaaacattttttggtacattatttatcaattcgatagttagtttaataaaaagtgtaatataagttaagatggaccaacctatttttctaagaatagtatattttatatagttatttattaaataagaatttataatcatacggttctatgatcattcatatcattttataacaaaatatttaaaacatcgacaacaaaattttcaatctgaaatctttaataagtttataatttataaatgttctttaaaattcattgaaagttttaatattaaaatatttatgtaatcttatggtatatagtgtttaatctatatatatatatacatatttattttattattaaatgatattttttactaatatggttttaaaatcatgtgtatcttcttataataaaaatgttaaaccattgatcattaatttttaacataataattttaatagttttagtcatttattgtcgtttttaaaaattcaaaatataacatatacgaaaaaatctaaattttacttttatagctaatttgattgtttaatttattttaataatataaaattaaacaaaaagtgatggaggagatataaattgttatcaaatctttattattaaaatcattaattgtcatatatatattagtcatttatggtaattccgtaggttttatttaaggaaagaaaatagcatatcatatcattatatcatatagtttgaccaacttatgtatctaacaacatataaaaatcgaatgtggacctacttatttttcaattgaatgtaattgactacctaattgagtgccacctatgcattagggtctattttaattaatacaaaattgaggttacatcttttcaaatgtttatcaattaatatataggagatgtgattttttaatatctttcaataatataaaattaaaaaaaagaactaagacacaaaaattgttatcaaatatttattattcataataattaattttcatatatacgttaatcatattaggtaatttcgtagcttctaattaaggaaagtgcaaaaaaaattttggtagattatttatcaattagacagttagtttaataaaaaatataatgtaagtcaagatggaccaacctatttttctaagaatagtatattttatatagtcatttattaaatgagaatttataatcatacagttctatgatcattcatatcattttataactgaatatttaaataatcgataacaaaaatttcaatgtgaaatctttaataagtttataatttataaatgtttttgaaaattcattgaaagttttaatattaaaatatttatgtaatcttatggtatatagtataatctatatatatatatataaatatatatgttttattattaaatgatattttttactcatatggttttaaaataatgtgtatcttcttataatattaaataaaagttcatattaatacaattttatgatcatttgtaacttattatgacaaaaaaaataatctattgatcacaaaattttcagagtggggatattcaaatttctaataatttatagacgttttgaaaaattcataatataacatataagaaaaattataaatgtttttattatatatttaatgtgatttttaaatatattttaataatataaaattaaaaaaagaactaagatacaaaaattgttatcaaatatttattattcattataattaattttcacatatacgttaatcatattaggtaatttcgtagcttttatttaaggaaagtgcaaaatattttttggtacgttatttatcaattcgatagttagtttaataaaaagtgtaatataagttaagatgaaccaacctatttttctaggaatagtatattttgtatagttatttattaaataagaatttataatcatacagttctatgatcgttcatatcgttttataacaaaatatttaaatcatcgataataaaattttcaatctaaaatctttaataaatttataatttataaatgttcttgaaaattcattgaaagttttaatattaaaatatttatgtaatcttatggtatatagtgtttattatatatatatatatatatatttattttattattaaatgatattttttactcatatggttttaaaatcatgtgtatcttcttataataaaaatgttaaaccaattgatcattaatttttaacataataattttaatagttttagtcatttattgtcgtttttaaaaattcaaaatataacatatacgaaaaaatctaaattttatttttatagctaatttgattgtttaatttattttaataatataaaattaaacaaaaaatgatggaggagatatacattgttatcaaatctttattattaaactcattaattgtcatatatatattagtcatttatggtaattccgtaggttttatttaaggaaagaaaatatcatatcatatcattatatcatatagtttgaccaacttatgtatctaacaacatataaaaatcgaatgtggacctacttatttttcaattgaatgtaattgactacctaattgagtgccacctatgcattggggcctcttttaattaatacaaaattgaggttacatcttttcaaatgttcctcaattaatatataagggatagcACTGGTGCAACTGCGAGAGACCATAAATGTCCTCATGACAATAATGTTGTTGCGTAAGCAGACCAAGGATTTCGTAGAAATGGaattgtttctctctctctattcgaTGTATATATCAGTTTCTTCAACTAATGATTACTTGTTATCCGCTAGTACTACCCGCCGGCATCTATGTGATGGGACCCACGTAAACAAGGGATGATCGGGCGCACAATAGCAATTTCATAATCCACGCACGCGCATTCTAGCCGCTAGAATTGATTACCAAAATAAcgagctttagggttttagctaCTTTGCGACGGTTCTGTGAGATTCCCAATTGGGGGAGATGTTGAAACTAGGGTTTAGGTTATCGATTGGCATTCAACACCACCGCGTGCTCGTGATTCCATTGtgagtttaatttaattctttCTTTATCTTCTTATTATGATCCctctacgttttttttttgtttcaaagttTATGACTTTTGAGAGAATTGAATCGTGGGTAGTACTGGTTTCTGGGAAATGGATAAAgctttttatcttcttctgtGATCTCACTACTTTCACGTGTGATTGATTGTTACCACCAAGTTGAAAtcctcagtttttttttcactttaggTTGAATAAACACTCGTTGCCGCCAAGAATCTTGTGTTCTGATAAGCGCGATTACAATTCCTCTGGACTGAGTAGGTATGTTCCGAAGAAGCTCCGGGAGATTAGTGAAGAATTGAAATCTCAGCTTCTTGATAGCTCTGACAAGGGTGAAAATGCTAGTAGATGGGATCCTAGTGCATCAGGGTCTAAAGCAAAGGATGACAGGGAGGAGATATATATGGATCTGCAAGAGAGAAACGATGCTGAGAGTTACATCAATGTGTCTCTCCATGGCTCTAATGAAGGTACTATGAGCTTGGAGAAGGGTATGACTGCTGGTAGATGGGATCATTGTGTACCGGGCCCTAAAGGTAGCAACTTTACAGAGGCTGGAGCTGGCACGCATTCGCACCTGAAGGTTAAAAACGATTCTGGAACGTTCAGGAATGTGTCTTGTGATGACTCTGAAGAAGGTATTATTATGTAACCTCAGTTGTGATAGTTCAATATCTTATTTATTGAGAGTAAAGACTAGATCACTAATGAGTAACCTACGTTTTCTGCGATTTCTTTGCAGAGTTGGAAGAAAGCAGTGACGATGTTAGATCGACGAGACAACACAAACAAGCTTATGATGAAATCAAACTATACATGGATGCTGAGACGGCCAAGAGCAGCAAAGAAACACAAGAGGCAGAGAACATGGCTATTCGTTATCTTGGTTTAAGGTTAGGCTTTATTTGCTTCAGTTTAAAGTGTATTGATTTCTATCTTcttacttctttttttatttttctgcaaTGGCCTCAAGAGCATATACAGCAGctgagctgaagaagaagctcaTTGGAAAGAAATATCCTCTTGAAATCGTTGACAAAGTGATCAGTGACTTTCAGCATCGGTAAAAAAGATTCCTCTCTGCTTCTTTGTTTTCATTAAGTATCCACTTTACTGATTACATGAAcattttgttttgtgtgtgttatTAGAGGTTTCATCAATGACAACTTCTACGCGGAAGCATTCACACGGTCTAGATGGTCTTCCCTAAGTTGGGGACCTAGGCGGATCAAGCAAGTATAAAGCTTCTTTCCACTTTTGCCATTCACATAGTTACAATCACATGATGTACTTAAAAGCAAAATGTGTACTTTAAATATTGGATCAGGCATTGTTTAAGAAAGGCGTAAGCAACGAGGATTCAGATGCGGCCATAAAGCTTGTTTTTGAGAAAGACAACCAATGCAAAGAGACGGAACCGAGTCACGGGATGTCCAAGGAAGCGTTGGATCAGCTTTATGTTCAGGCGTCAAAGCGGTGGCTCCAAGGCAGAGACTTGCCTGTAGAAAACCGTAAAGCTAGAGTTATACGGTGGCTTCAGTACAGGGGATTCAACTGGGGTGTTGTCTCTCAGCTTATGAAGAGGCTAGAATCTCCACTGTCCTCAGACTCCAGAtaaattttatggttttggtccctaggttttctatttgttttgaatttctTTCCAGTTTATGTTCGAGTAGAGTTTGATCCACACTTTCCGTATCAATAAATTCACTTATGTAAGTTTCATCCAGtgtgtttcagaaaaaaaagaggTCAAAAATTTTTCAGTTCGGATTTTTCTGATAAAAATGCCTGAAGGTCAAGGAAGTTGGTGACCTGATGACGGGCAAATTTCATCCAGTCAACGAAGATTGAACGTTATTTGTAATCTctgtgaaaaaaaataaaagcaagTCGTTATCTCTAATTTCATGCTGCATTGAAAATCACAACAAATCAATCTAGTGAAGATGATATCAGAAGCGAAGTGGACGAAAATTCCTGAGTCAGCATTTATATATAATGAGCACAAAGGAATTTTGATGGAATCATCGAACTTTTTATTACAATGAGAAGACAAGGTCTAGATTACATTaacaacaaaatttaaattagttttatttatcaAAGTAATGCAAACTGCATTTTGGAGGTTTTGTCAAGAAAGTGATATCCAGTAAAAAATATGTGAAAGAGAATCATAgcaaatttatataattagtcTATAAGGTTTCCGTAAAGAAAACATGTTTATTCTctaatattcattaaaaaatttaatatatatatttagattaaTGGTTGTATTAAAATTGTGTTATACGAGGGATGTTAATACGGGCTTCAACCCCGCGGGTTCTAACGGGCTCTGTATAAAATTTCTGGTCCGTTACCCGTTTATTTGTATGTAAAACTTAACGGGTTCATACCGGGTTACCCATTAAggttcatttaataaatgtgcGGAGTCtgaatataaaatttctaacccGTTAtccgtttattttttttttttataaaaaaatagagaaaacgaCGTCGTTAGGTTTCACTTTACATCTTTCTCAAGCCTTCGCTCTTCTTAGATCGTATCCTCTTCAAGTTCTCAGTCAATCGAATTTGAGAAATCGAGAAAAGttatatgaatcaaaattgagAAATCGAGAAAAGGGtctcttcgttttcttcattaAGCTACGGTAAGCTACTGGTTTTGACAttttttcatcttcttcgaGAGCAATCTCTGAAACAACTCTTCCTCTGATTTTGATTCTGGGTTTCAGATATCGGCAAAGGATCACCAGCTGAGGAAGAAGTATACGATCCAACTCGGCAAGGATCACCAGCTCGTCCTTAAGGTATATACATCTCATGACTCTTACTCGTACTTTTACACATCATGCACCGTCCTTGCTGAATATCTTAGTCTCTTAGGGAGTGAAGAAGAGtctcatcttaacatttttGTGTATTTTCAGGATGGATTTAGATTCTCTCAACACAATTGCAATCCTTGAGGCTCAAGAGGAATACATGAACATGAATGAAGAAGATGCTTTGAATGAGGAAAATGCAGTGAGTGAGGAAGAAACGGAGATGCAAGAACAAGAACCAAGTGACACACAAGTAACTGAAACAACTCAAGCAACAAAACCACGCAAGAGGCGCTTAACTTCTACAGTTTGGAACGATTTTACATCAGTTGGAGTTGAAAGTGATGGCAAGGAAAGAGGTCAGTGTAACTATTGTGGTAGAAACCTAGTGGTCAATACTACAACACATGGCACACAACACTTGCATCGCCATTTAGAAACTTGTCCATAAAAGCCTAAGAAGGTAGATAGGGTTCCATATGATCATAAAGTTGATAGAGAGATGACTAGCGAGATCATAATCTATCATGATTTGTCGTTTAGATATGCTGAGTATGAAAAGGTAAGAGCAAGGAGTTTGTATCTCAATCCGGATTGTAAGCCAATTTGTAGACAAACTGCTGTCGCTGATGTCTTTAGAAGGTAtgaaatagaaaaggaaaagcTTACGAATGTGTTTGCAAAGCATCAAGGTAGAGTTTGCTTTACTTCAGATTTGTGGCTAGCTCGTCCCACTACCATGGGTTATCGTTGTTTGACTGCCTCTTTCATTGATGATGACTGGAAATTGAACAATAAGGTTTTAGCCTTTTGCGTTCTGAAGTGTCCACACACTGGTGGAGAAATTGCTAGCACTATTATTGAGTGTTTGAAGGATTGGGGTTTGGAGGAAAATGTATTCTCTTTCACTCTGGATAACGCTACCAACAATGATAGTATGCTGAGAATACTTAAAGGGCAACTTCAGATGATGGGTGGCAGTGGTTTGTTATGTGATGGGAAGTTTATGCATGTGCGATGTTGTGCTCACATCTTAATATGATAGTGAAAGACGGTTTAGAGTTAGCAAAAGATCTCTTGCATGACATTAGGGAAAGTGTCAGATATGTAAAAGCATCTCAACAAAGAATACAGTCTTTTGCAGCTTGtgttgaaagagttgggatcaTAGACGGAGCAGGTCTATCTCTTGATCTTCTGACTAGATGGAACTCTACATACCAGATGCTAGTCCGAGCATTGAAGTTCAGAGCAGCTTTTGAAAGCATGGCATCTTTTGATACACATTACAAGTCGTTGCCTTCGGAGGCTGACTGGAACCGAGGGGTTAGGATATGCGAGCTGTTGAAGCCTTTTAGTGTCATTACTACATATTTTTCTGGTTCTAAGTATCCTACATCAAATGTTTATTTCACAGAAGTGTGGAGGATAGAAAGATTGTTGAAGAAATATGCTCACTGTGATGATGATGGGATAAGAGAAATGATTCATCCAATGCAAGTTAAGTTTGATAAGTACTGGGAGGATTATAATCTGATTCTCGCTATGGGAGCTGTGCTAGATCTGAGATTGAAAATTGAGAT contains these protein-coding regions:
- the LOC111202410 gene encoding uncharacterized protein LOC111202410; its protein translation is MLKLGFRLSIGIQHHRVLVIPLLNKHSLPPRILCSDKRDYNSSGLSRYVPKKLREISEELKSQLLDSSDKGENASRWDPSASGSKAKDDREEIYMDLQERNDAESYINVSLHGSNEGTMSLEKGMTAGRWDHCVPGPKGSNFTEAGAGTHSHLKVKNDSGTFRNVSCDDSEEELEESSDDVRSTRQHKQAYDEIKLYMDAETAKSSKETQEAENMAIRYLGLRAYTAAELKKKLIGKKYPLEIVDKVISDFQHRGFINDNFYAEAFTRSRWSSLSWGPRRIKQALFKKGVSNEDSDAAIKLVFEKDNQCKETEPSHGMSKEALDQLYVQASKRWLQGRDLPVENRKARVIRWLQYRGFNWGVVSQLMKRLESPLSSDSR